A stretch of the Coprobacillus cateniformis genome encodes the following:
- a CDS encoding HD domain-containing protein has translation MIDNIDIAVAKREIEMASILNPGPWVAHSYNVGLAAKYIAEACGMLNADKAYIYGLLHDIGRRNGISALKHTIDGYDYAMSKGWKEVAKVCLTHSFPIKDIEADIAKKDITEEQYQFMKHYLENIDYDDYDKLIILCDALADKQGFCILEKRFIDTTRRYGIYPFTVERWNQTYNYKAYFEEMIGTSIYTLLPNIESCIFK, from the coding sequence ATGATTGATAATATTGATATAGCTGTAGCGAAGCGAGAAATTGAAATGGCAAGTATCCTCAATCCTGGTCCCTGGGTTGCTCATTCATATAATGTAGGCTTAGCAGCAAAATATATTGCTGAGGCATGTGGAATGCTAAATGCAGATAAAGCTTACATATATGGACTCTTGCATGATATAGGTCGTAGAAATGGTATATCTGCATTAAAACATACAATTGATGGATATGATTATGCTATGTCAAAAGGCTGGAAAGAAGTTGCAAAAGTATGTCTCACTCATTCATTTCCCATAAAAGATATTGAAGCTGATATCGCAAAAAAAGATATTACCGAAGAACAGTATCAATTTATGAAACATTATTTAGAAAACATAGATTATGATGATTATGATAAACTGATTATACTTTGTGATGCTTTAGCTGACAAACAGGGTTTTTGCATCCTTGAAAAAAGATTTATCGACACAACTCGTCGTTATGGTATTTATCCTTTTACAGTAGAGCGTTGGAATCAAACATATAATTATAAAGCATATTTTGAAGAAATGATAGGTACATCCATATATACCCTTCTCCCAAATATAGAATCATGTATTTTCAAGTAA
- a CDS encoding DegV family protein, producing MSKIAILSDSGCQIELGQYENQGIFIVPLCITMENETYLDQKDISSIEVFETMDRENIMVMTSQPPTGEMVKILQKIKDAGYDEVIGLPIATGLSSTLNGMKVAADMVEIPITLIDTKGTAGNHKYLTFTAAKLVQEGKNAQEIQKIMESMVEDSGTIIVAPNLDHLKKGGRITPAVAMLAGMLKIVPVMELNYDLGGKIDTLAKVRTLSKAKATVVNRMIDLGVTAKQYKVTIEHVLCEESALEVKQMILDKIGDIELEVRELPAVVGAHMGVGGIGVQYIKKYVG from the coding sequence GTGAGTAAGATAGCTATTTTATCGGATAGTGGTTGTCAAATTGAATTAGGTCAGTATGAAAACCAAGGAATTTTTATTGTACCATTATGTATTACAATGGAAAATGAAACATATTTGGATCAAAAAGATATTTCTAGTATTGAGGTTTTTGAAACAATGGATAGAGAAAATATTATGGTGATGACTTCTCAGCCACCAACAGGTGAGATGGTTAAGATCCTTCAAAAAATTAAAGATGCAGGTTATGATGAAGTTATTGGATTACCAATAGCTACTGGTCTTTCTTCAACATTGAATGGAATGAAAGTTGCTGCAGATATGGTTGAAATACCTATTACCTTAATTGATACTAAAGGAACTGCAGGAAATCATAAGTATTTGACTTTCACAGCAGCAAAATTAGTACAAGAAGGAAAAAATGCCCAAGAAATACAAAAGATTATGGAGAGCATGGTTGAAGATTCAGGAACAATTATTGTTGCACCAAATCTTGATCATTTAAAAAAAGGTGGAAGAATAACACCAGCAGTTGCTATGTTAGCAGGAATGTTAAAGATAGTTCCAGTTATGGAATTAAATTATGATTTAGGTGGTAAAATTGATACTCTAGCAAAAGTGAGGACTTTATCAAAAGCCAAAGCAACTGTTGTCAATCGCATGATTGATTTAGGTGTTACTGCAAAGCAATATAAAGTGACAATAGAACATGTTCTATGTGAAGAGTCTGCATTAGAAGTGAAACAAATGATTTTAGATAAAATTGGTGATATTGAATTAGAAGTTAGAGAACTTCCTGCAGTTGTTGGTGCTCATATGGGTGTAGGCGGAATAGGTGTTCAATATATCAAAAAATACGTAGGATAA
- a CDS encoding Cof-type HAD-IIB family hydrolase has translation MNKIKSEKSLINMDNIKIIFFDIDGTLIDMNRKCISENTLKTLIRLKQKKIILCIATGRSPLGLPHFDEIEFDAFLTFNGSYCFNKRESIFSNPILTTDVKQIIKNASSINRPVSIATKERLISNGKDNDLVQYHSFANLEVNIADDFEYVLNNQEIYQVLVGCCKKDYSELMKNVSHAKITAWWDRAVDIIPANGGKGVGINKILEYYHLDKSEALAFGDGNNDIEMLQSVGLGVAMENASDDLKAIADDTCGHVAEEGIYHYCIRHKLI, from the coding sequence ATGAATAAAATCAAGTCAGAAAAATCACTTATAAACATGGATAATATAAAAATCATTTTTTTTGATATTGATGGTACTCTCATCGATATGAATAGAAAATGCATATCTGAAAACACACTTAAAACTTTAATACGCTTAAAACAAAAAAAGATTATTCTTTGTATTGCGACTGGAAGAAGTCCTTTGGGTTTACCACACTTTGATGAAATAGAATTTGATGCTTTTCTCACATTTAATGGTTCATATTGTTTTAATAAAAGAGAATCTATCTTTAGCAATCCAATTTTAACCACAGATGTAAAACAGATTATAAAAAATGCATCATCTATCAATAGACCAGTATCAATTGCTACAAAAGAAAGATTAATTTCAAACGGAAAAGATAATGATTTAGTGCAATATCACTCTTTTGCAAATCTTGAAGTCAATATTGCTGATGATTTTGAATATGTCCTCAATAATCAAGAAATTTATCAAGTATTAGTAGGATGCTGCAAAAAAGATTATTCAGAATTAATGAAGAATGTGTCCCATGCAAAAATAACTGCCTGGTGGGATAGAGCTGTCGATATTATTCCAGCAAATGGTGGCAAAGGGGTTGGAATCAACAAAATTCTTGAGTATTATCATTTAGATAAATCAGAAGCACTTGCATTCGGAGATGGGAATAATGATATTGAAATGCTTCAATCAGTTGGTTTAGGTGTTGCGATGGAAAATGCTTCAGACGACTTAAAAGCAATAGCAGATGATACATGTGGTCATGTTGCAGAAGAAGGTATCTATCATTATTGTATTCGACATAAATTAATATAA